Below is a window of Mycobacterium dioxanotrophicus DNA.
CGGTGTTCCGGTCATCATGACGCCTCTCAGCGGAGACTGGGGCGTCGATCTGATCGTCGGACACCGGCCCAATCGGCTTGCCGTTCAATGCAAACGGCAGTCCCGCCCGGTCGGCGCGGGCGCTGTCCAGGAGGTGGTCGCGGGCGCGCCTATGCAGGACTGCGCCAGAACGATGGTGGTGACCAATCACGAGTTCACCCCGGCAGCACGCAAACTGGCCGAGCTGCACGGCTGCGAACTGGTCGGCGGGGCCGACCTGCCCAGGCTGAAATCGGTGATCCGCCGGGCCACCGTGCCATAGCCCGGCCCGTCGTCAGTCCGCGGGCTTCTGCTCGGTGTCACGCACCTTGTCCTGTAGCAACATGGTCACCGCCTGGGTGAGTTGTGAAACCTGTTCGCGCAGTTCGCGGATCTCGGCCTGCTGGCGGTCGATCTCTTCCTCGGCGCTGGGCTTGGCGGGCTCCTCGGCCGGCTCCGGCGTCGGCGTCGCGGCGGGCTGCGCCGCGGGCGTCGATGCTGCGACCGACCCGGCCACACCCAGAGCGACGTTGACCGGAGCGCGC
It encodes the following:
- a CDS encoding restriction endonuclease, producing MRRLRFKLYLVAGVACAAALHVYGVSPGVSIGAGVCLPLALTIAPRFLIAAVAGASTPGKREDTTGEMSGLEFEDYVARVARSCGVPVIMTPLSGDWGVDLIVGHRPNRLAVQCKRQSRPVGAGAVQEVVAGAPMQDCARTMVVTNHEFTPAARKLAELHGCELVGGADLPRLKSVIRRATVP
- a CDS encoding polyhydroxyalkanoate synthesis regulator DNA-binding domain-containing protein, which codes for MSDDHVIKRYANRKLYDTVRRRFTTLDELAQLLESGVRVVVRDHNTGADRTDEVLAQVVSRQVKNIPGGIDMLAGVLRAPVNVALGVAGSVAASTPAAQPAATPTPEPAEEPAKPSAEEEIDRQQAEIRELREQVSQLTQAVTMLLQDKVRDTEQKPAD